One genomic segment of Pseudomonas sp. RU47 includes these proteins:
- a CDS encoding ABC transporter ATP-binding protein has product MNALHSLQTLAVSIRSVRKVYGDPQTGPVALKSIDLDIRDNEFFTLLGPSGCGKTTLLRMIAGFEFPTEGEILLYGENIADRPPFQRPVNTVFQHYALFPHMTIAENLAFGLESQPMGKVLTKAQIAERVREMLALVQMERFANRKPAQLSGGQQQRVALARALAPHPKVLLLDEPLSALDLKLRQAMREELKTIQAKTGITFIFVTHDQEEALTMSDRIAVLSEGEVQQVGRPEDIYERPRNRFVADFIGETNFIEGTVTRVENGQAWFAGPAGHPLPAQPCSDVQVGANVTLSVRPERLHLVSAATEAALPCRIEAQIYLGTDLQYQVSLSDGSRLTVRTPNCVDQSLRFAVGSQAGLLFDRGSASVLHD; this is encoded by the coding sequence ATGAATGCCCTGCATTCGCTGCAAACGCTGGCGGTCTCGATCCGCTCAGTGCGCAAGGTTTACGGTGATCCGCAGACCGGCCCGGTGGCGCTGAAAAGCATCGACCTGGACATCCGCGACAACGAATTCTTCACCCTTCTCGGCCCGTCCGGCTGCGGCAAGACCACGCTGCTGCGGATGATCGCCGGTTTCGAGTTTCCCACCGAAGGCGAGATTCTCCTCTACGGCGAAAACATTGCTGACCGCCCGCCATTTCAGCGTCCGGTCAACACGGTGTTCCAGCACTACGCGCTGTTCCCGCACATGACCATCGCCGAGAACCTGGCTTTCGGTCTCGAATCGCAGCCGATGGGCAAAGTCCTCACCAAGGCGCAAATCGCCGAGCGTGTGCGCGAAATGCTGGCGCTGGTACAGATGGAACGCTTCGCCAATCGCAAACCGGCGCAACTGTCTGGCGGTCAGCAACAACGTGTCGCCCTCGCCCGCGCGCTGGCCCCGCATCCGAAAGTGCTGCTGCTCGATGAGCCTCTGTCGGCGCTCGATCTCAAGCTGCGCCAGGCGATGCGCGAAGAGTTGAAAACCATCCAGGCCAAGACCGGTATCACCTTCATCTTCGTCACCCACGACCAGGAAGAAGCGCTGACCATGTCCGACCGCATCGCCGTGCTTTCCGAAGGCGAAGTGCAGCAGGTCGGACGCCCGGAAGATATCTACGAACGCCCGCGCAATCGCTTCGTCGCCGACTTCATCGGCGAAACCAATTTCATCGAAGGCACCGTCACTCGCGTGGAAAACGGTCAGGCGTGGTTCGCCGGCCCGGCGGGTCATCCATTGCCGGCGCAACCGTGCAGCGATGTGCAGGTCGGCGCCAACGTCACGCTGTCAGTACGTCCCGAACGCTTGCATCTGGTATCGGCCGCGACTGAAGCCGCGCTGCCGTGCCGGATCGAAGCGCAAATCTACCTCGGCACCGATCTGCAATATCAGGTCAGCCTCAGCGACGGTTCGCGCCTCACCGTGCGTACGCCCAATTGCGTCGATCAAAGCCTGCGCTTTGCCGTCGGCTCCCAGGCCGGTCTGTTGTTCGACCGCGGAAGCGCCAGCGTCCTGCACGACTGA
- the ychF gene encoding redox-regulated ATPase YchF, producing MGFNCGIVGLPNVGKSTLFNALTKSGIAAENFPFCTIEPNSGIVPMPDPRLDALAAIVNPKRILPTTMEFVDIAGLVAGASKGEGLGNKFLANIRETDAIAHVVRCFEDENVIHVSNSVDPKRDIEIIDLELIFADLDSCEKQLQKVARNAKGGDKDAVVQKALLEQLIAHFTEAKPARSLMKNMSADEKAVIKGFHLLTTKPVMYIANVAEDGFENNPHLDVVRAIAEEEGAMVVPVCNKIEAEIAELDDGEEKDMFLEALGLEEPGLNRVIRAGYEMLHLQTYFTAGVEEVRAWTVKVGATAPQAAGVIHTDFEKGFIRAEVIAYNDFIQYKGEAGTKEAGKWRLEGKDYIVKDGDVMHFRFNV from the coding sequence ATGGGATTCAATTGCGGCATCGTCGGCCTGCCTAACGTCGGCAAGTCCACCCTGTTCAACGCCCTGACCAAATCCGGTATCGCGGCCGAAAACTTCCCCTTCTGCACTATCGAGCCGAACAGCGGCATCGTGCCGATGCCGGATCCGCGTCTGGACGCTCTGGCGGCCATCGTCAATCCGAAGCGCATCCTGCCGACCACCATGGAATTCGTCGACATCGCTGGCCTGGTTGCCGGCGCCTCGAAAGGTGAAGGCCTGGGCAACAAGTTCCTCGCCAACATCCGCGAAACCGATGCGATCGCTCACGTGGTGCGCTGCTTCGAAGACGAAAACGTGATCCACGTTTCCAACAGCGTCGACCCGAAACGCGACATCGAAATCATCGACCTGGAACTGATTTTCGCCGACCTCGACAGTTGCGAGAAGCAACTGCAGAAAGTTGCGCGTAACGCCAAGGGCGGTGACAAGGACGCCGTGGTTCAGAAGGCTCTGCTTGAGCAACTGATCGCGCACTTCACCGAAGCCAAGCCGGCACGCAGCCTGATGAAGAACATGAGCGCTGACGAAAAAGCAGTGATCAAGGGCTTCCACCTGCTGACCACCAAACCGGTCATGTACATCGCCAACGTCGCTGAAGACGGTTTCGAGAACAACCCGCACCTGGACGTGGTTCGCGCCATTGCCGAAGAGGAAGGCGCGATGGTGGTTCCGGTCTGCAACAAGATCGAAGCGGAAATCGCCGAGCTCGATGACGGCGAAGAGAAGGACATGTTCCTCGAGGCCCTGGGCCTGGAAGAGCCTGGCCTGAACCGCGTGATCCGCGCCGGCTACGAAATGCTGCACCTGCAGACCTACTTCACCGCCGGTGTCGAAGAAGTCCGCGCCTGGACCGTCAAAGTCGGTGCCACCGCACCTCAGGCTGCCGGCGTGATCCACACCGACTTCGAGAAAGGCTTCATCCGCGCCGAAGTGATCGCCTACAACGACTTCATCCAGTACAAGGGCGAAGCCGGTACCAAAGAAGCCGGTAAATGGCGTCTGGAAGGCAAGGATTACATCGTCAAGGACGGCGACGTGATGCACTTCCGCTTCAACGTGTAA
- a CDS encoding MFS transporter, protein MAISNVQTAAVSAPAAPQSSPLVMRIIGAVALAHLINDLIQSVLPSIYPMLKANYGLTFTQVGLITLTFQLTASLLQPWVGYHTDRHPKPWLLPAGSICTLIGIVMMSMVGSFPLILLAAALIGIGSSTFHPEASRIARLASGGRFGLAQSTFQVGGNAGSAFGPLLAAAIIIPFGQGNVAWFGLFAVFALFVLYRISRWYAHHLNLFKLKAGQAATHGLSKGRVTSALVVLGLLVFSKYFYMASLTSYFTFYLIEKFDLSVASSQLHLFLFLGAVAAGTFFGGPIGDKIGRKAVIWFSILGVAPFTLLMPHVDLFWTTVLSVVIGFILASAFSAIVVYAQELVPGNVGMIAGIFFGLMFGFGGIGAALLGHLADIHGIEYVYFLCSFLPLFGVLAIFLPRTKKA, encoded by the coding sequence ATGGCTATCAGCAACGTTCAGACCGCCGCTGTCTCGGCGCCCGCTGCTCCGCAAAGCAGCCCATTGGTGATGCGTATCATCGGCGCGGTGGCGCTGGCGCATTTGATCAACGACCTGATCCAATCGGTGCTGCCGTCGATCTACCCGATGCTCAAGGCCAATTACGGCCTGACCTTTACTCAGGTCGGCCTGATCACCCTGACTTTTCAACTGACTGCGTCGCTGTTGCAACCGTGGGTCGGTTATCACACCGATCGGCATCCAAAACCGTGGTTGTTACCGGCCGGTTCGATCTGCACGCTGATTGGCATCGTGATGATGTCGATGGTCGGTAGTTTTCCACTGATTCTGCTGGCGGCGGCGCTCATCGGTATCGGCTCATCGACGTTTCACCCCGAAGCCTCGCGGATTGCGCGGCTGGCCTCCGGTGGACGCTTTGGTCTGGCGCAATCGACTTTTCAGGTTGGCGGTAACGCCGGTTCCGCGTTCGGTCCGTTGCTGGCGGCGGCGATCATTATTCCCTTCGGCCAGGGCAACGTGGCGTGGTTCGGTTTGTTCGCGGTGTTTGCGCTGTTCGTGCTGTACCGCATCAGCCGCTGGTACGCCCATCACCTCAATCTGTTCAAGCTCAAGGCCGGTCAGGCAGCGACTCACGGGCTATCGAAGGGCAGGGTGACCAGTGCGCTGGTGGTGCTGGGCCTGTTGGTGTTCTCCAAGTATTTCTACATGGCCAGCCTGACTAGCTACTTCACCTTCTACCTGATCGAGAAGTTCGACTTGTCGGTGGCCAGTTCGCAGCTGCACCTGTTCCTGTTTCTCGGAGCGGTCGCGGCGGGGACGTTCTTCGGCGGGCCGATCGGCGACAAGATCGGGCGTAAGGCAGTGATCTGGTTCTCGATCCTCGGCGTGGCACCGTTCACGCTGCTCATGCCCCACGTTGACCTGTTCTGGACCACTGTCCTCAGCGTGGTGATCGGCTTCATTCTGGCCTCGGCGTTCTCGGCGATTGTGGTGTACGCGCAGGAACTGGTGCCGGGCAATGTCGGGATGATTGCCGGAATCTTCTTCGGTTTGATGTTTGGGTTTGGCGGGATCGGCGCGGCGTTGCTCGGGCATCTGGCGGATATTCACGGTATTGAGTACGTGTATTTCCTGTGTTCGTTCCTGCCGTTGTTTGGCGTACTGGCGATATTCCTGCCGCGCACCAAAAAGGCCTGA
- the pth gene encoding aminoacyl-tRNA hydrolase, which translates to MTAIKLIVGLGNPGAEYDQTRHNAGALFVERIAHAQNVNLVADRKYFGLTGRYSHQGQDVRLLIPTTYMNRSGQAVAALAGFFRIKPEEILVAHDELDLPPGVAKLKQGGGHGGHNGLRDIIAQLGNQNTFYRLRLGIGHPGVASMVSNFVLGRAPRAEQEKLDASIDFALGVLPDILAGEWNRAMKNLHSQKA; encoded by the coding sequence GTGACTGCCATCAAACTGATCGTTGGCCTGGGAAATCCAGGCGCCGAATACGACCAGACCCGGCATAACGCAGGGGCCCTTTTTGTTGAGCGCATCGCCCACGCACAGAATGTGAATCTTGTGGCCGATCGCAAATATTTCGGCCTGACCGGGCGCTATTCGCATCAGGGTCAGGATGTTCGTCTGCTGATTCCCACCACCTACATGAACCGCAGCGGCCAGGCCGTGGCGGCACTCGCCGGTTTCTTCCGCATCAAGCCTGAAGAAATCCTCGTGGCGCATGACGAACTCGACTTGCCTCCGGGCGTTGCCAAGCTCAAGCAAGGCGGCGGCCATGGCGGTCACAACGGGTTGCGCGACATCATTGCGCAACTGGGCAATCAGAATACGTTCTACCGCCTGCGGCTTGGCATTGGCCACCCGGGCGTCGCCAGTATGGTTTCAAATTTCGTCCTGGGTCGTGCGCCACGCGCCGAACAGGAAAAACTCGATGCCAGCATCGACTTTGCCCTCGGCGTGCTGCCGGATATCCTCGCCGGTGAATGGAACCGCGCGATGAAAAACCTGCACAGCCAGAAGGCCTGA
- a CDS encoding LysR substrate-binding domain-containing protein, translated as MPDHRLPPLNAVRAFDAAARLGSYVEASKALHVTQPAIGRHVKLLEDWLGIQLFERTSRGVNLTLAGEKYHRKISAALQLIIEAGKEAQPKDAERWLRIMVVPGFAKRWLMPRIEALRHLRPGLKLAIEPNSTFTEVDGKSADLGIVYGLDGQYADSREALICPRVFPICTPAYLASIAPINSPADLVSHELIHVDDGEWWNLWFAAHDLDIHLNSDMLYVNNDHALSVAESGQGIALANEVLVRHELASGKLVRAVDAEVKLESYRVLTPSAELSADVAWFIQWLKAELEADFPEAVIN; from the coding sequence ATGCCCGACCACCGTTTGCCGCCGCTCAACGCGGTGCGTGCGTTTGATGCCGCCGCTCGTTTGGGCAGCTACGTCGAAGCCTCGAAAGCCCTGCACGTGACCCAGCCTGCGATTGGCCGGCATGTGAAATTGCTCGAGGACTGGTTGGGCATTCAACTGTTCGAGCGCACCTCGCGCGGGGTCAACCTGACGCTGGCGGGGGAGAAGTATCACCGCAAGATCAGCGCGGCTTTGCAGTTGATCATCGAGGCGGGCAAAGAAGCTCAGCCGAAAGATGCCGAGCGCTGGCTGCGGATCATGGTGGTGCCGGGTTTCGCCAAGCGCTGGTTGATGCCGAGGATCGAAGCGCTGCGGCATCTGCGGCCGGGGCTGAAACTGGCCATTGAGCCGAATTCGACTTTTACCGAAGTGGATGGCAAAAGCGCAGATCTGGGCATCGTCTACGGCCTCGACGGGCAATATGCCGACTCACGGGAAGCGCTGATTTGTCCTCGGGTTTTCCCGATTTGCACGCCGGCGTATCTGGCCAGCATCGCACCGATCAACAGCCCGGCCGATCTGGTCAGCCACGAACTGATCCACGTCGATGACGGCGAATGGTGGAACCTGTGGTTCGCCGCGCACGATCTCGATATTCATCTCAATTCCGACATGCTCTACGTCAACAATGACCACGCGCTGTCAGTCGCCGAAAGCGGGCAGGGCATCGCGCTGGCCAACGAAGTGCTGGTGCGCCATGAGCTGGCCAGCGGCAAACTGGTGCGTGCGGTCGATGCTGAGGTGAAGCTTGAGAGCTATCGAGTGCTGACGCCGTCCGCCGAACTCTCGGCGGATGTGGCGTGGTTTATTCAATGGCTCAAGGCTGAGCTGGAAGCGGACTTCCCCGAGGCCGTGATCAACTGA
- a CDS encoding ribose-phosphate pyrophosphokinase: MSKMMVFTGNANPDLARRVVRQLHIPLGDISVGKFSDGEITAEINENVRGKDVFIIQPTCAPTNDNLMELVVMADAFRRSSATRITAVIPYFGYARQDRRPRSARVAISAKVVADMLTVVGIDRVLTVDLHADQIQGFFDIPVDNIYGSPVLVDDIEDQRFENLMIVSPDIGGVVRARAVAKSLGVDLGIIDKRREKANHSEVMHIIGDVEGRTCILVDDMVDTAGTLCHAAKALKEHGAAKVFAYCTHPVLSGRAIENIENSVLDELVVTNTIPLSAAAQACARIRQLDIAPVVAEAVRRISNEESISAMFR; the protein is encoded by the coding sequence GTGTCCAAGATGATGGTCTTTACGGGGAATGCTAACCCCGATCTGGCTCGGCGTGTTGTACGTCAGCTGCATATCCCTCTCGGTGACATTTCTGTCGGTAAGTTCTCCGACGGCGAAATTACTGCCGAGATCAATGAAAACGTTCGCGGTAAAGACGTTTTCATTATTCAGCCGACTTGCGCTCCGACCAACGATAACCTGATGGAACTGGTAGTGATGGCTGATGCCTTCCGCCGCTCCTCGGCTACTCGTATCACTGCTGTTATTCCTTATTTTGGTTATGCCCGTCAGGATCGCCGTCCGCGTTCCGCACGTGTGGCTATCAGCGCGAAAGTCGTTGCTGACATGCTTACCGTAGTCGGCATCGACCGTGTTCTCACGGTTGATCTGCATGCTGACCAGATTCAGGGTTTCTTCGATATTCCGGTAGATAACATCTACGGCTCCCCGGTTCTGGTGGATGACATTGAAGATCAGCGCTTCGAAAACCTGATGATCGTGTCCCCGGACATTGGTGGCGTCGTGCGTGCACGTGCTGTTGCCAAGTCCTTGGGCGTGGACCTCGGGATCATCGACAAACGCCGTGAGAAAGCCAATCACTCTGAAGTGATGCATATCATCGGTGATGTCGAAGGGCGTACCTGCATTCTGGTCGATGACATGGTCGATACCGCCGGCACTCTGTGCCACGCGGCCAAGGCCCTGAAAGAGCATGGCGCAGCCAAGGTCTTTGCCTACTGCACACACCCTGTGCTGTCGGGTCGGGCCATCGAGAATATCGAAAATTCCGTGCTGGACGAGCTGGTGGTGACTAACACCATCCCGCTGTCCGCTGCAGCACAAGCCTGTGCACGTATCCGTCAACTGGATATCGCACCGGTTGTTGCCGAAGCGGTTCGCCGCATCAGCAATGAAGAATCGATCAGCGCGATGTTCCGTTAA
- the lolB gene encoding lipoprotein insertase outer membrane protein LolB yields the protein MFLRHVIVFSFIALLAGCSGFGTRESVEGHGSPAQWAANKQQLTGIDGWQIDGKIGIRAPKDSGSGTLFWLQRQDYYDIRLSGPLGRGAARLTGRPGKVSLEVANQGRYESQSPEALLEEQLGWKLPVSNLAWWVRGLPAPDSKSRLNLDADSRLANLEQDGWKVEYTAYTEQNGYWLPERIKLHGTDLDVTLVIKTWQPRKLGQ from the coding sequence ATGTTTTTGCGCCACGTTATTGTTTTCAGCTTCATCGCCCTGCTCGCTGGCTGCTCGGGTTTTGGCACTCGCGAATCGGTCGAGGGCCACGGCAGCCCGGCTCAATGGGCCGCAAACAAACAACAGCTGACCGGCATCGACGGCTGGCAGATCGACGGCAAGATCGGTATCCGCGCACCGAAAGATTCCGGTAGCGGCACGCTGTTCTGGCTGCAACGTCAGGATTACTACGACATTCGTTTGTCCGGCCCGCTGGGGCGTGGCGCGGCACGTTTGACCGGGCGTCCGGGCAAGGTGTCGCTGGAAGTCGCCAACCAGGGTCGCTATGAATCGCAGTCCCCGGAAGCCCTGCTCGAAGAACAGCTCGGCTGGAAACTGCCAGTGTCGAATCTGGCCTGGTGGGTGCGAGGCCTGCCGGCTCCAGACAGCAAAAGTCGCCTGAATCTGGATGCCGACAGCCGCTTGGCCAACCTCGAACAGGATGGCTGGAAAGTCGAATACACCGCTTACACCGAACAGAACGGTTACTGGCTGCCCGAGCGCATCAAGCTGCACGGCACCGACCTCGACGTCACGCTGGTGATCAAGACCTGGCAACCGCGCAAGTTGGGGCAATAA
- a CDS encoding methyl-accepting chemotaxis protein, translated as MQAFLSPGIKLLGRFGFAGKFQLLFLLFILPLAGSLLMIGQDYRDKLNLISGERAGVRQLLALDALDNLLAAQRDRAARWRATETNRQPTPATLAAMGAFDAVQPAVLQATTDLGNALKNEGAESETLTRYQALQTALNGLDSKSLSGVGWWPDGYERFTNALSALQALREQIVMDNRLTLAPWLETYLLTQISTQHAPDLIERVGRLAAVGQASVVSGQFTLQSRLQLRDLRSRIGDAREQLVKTATLLEARLPKDQQSWASQYHDSLKRLDSGLKVLDDGVFGGSITLKPEDFERSLDALLTDLAALRQQSLVSLDQRLDAYHSSAIRQFILVAAIFGCLLLAALYLFVCLQASIRRSASGITLLAEALRDGNLSLQVPVVGRDELAAISTALNVAVVQLRSSMLGVDHETSQLSNAVRSLNEHSSGALGEVEAQQLQISQIAAAATQLAATSQGVAQSCEQASGSAQHTRRIAADSSRESQRTTASIQQLNQRLNDTAAALGRVSEQGQQIQLVVDTIRGVAEQTNLLALNAAIEAARAGEQGRGFAVVADEVRSLSQRTQSSTAQIAGTVDSLRATVNEAVTLMEAACGQAQTDAESVTGLGERLGEIASAVQSVTDTLAQIATAVEEQASTADEVSGNIQQVDQAAVRLLEGARAVNLAADTLSQGSKALSDNTARFRLS; from the coding sequence ATGCAGGCTTTCCTTTCACCGGGGATCAAATTGCTGGGGCGGTTTGGCTTCGCAGGTAAATTCCAGTTGTTGTTTCTGCTGTTCATTCTGCCGTTGGCCGGCAGCCTGTTGATGATCGGCCAGGACTATCGCGACAAGCTCAATCTGATTTCCGGCGAACGCGCCGGCGTGCGGCAGTTGCTTGCGCTGGATGCGCTGGACAACCTGCTCGCCGCGCAACGTGACCGCGCCGCCCGTTGGCGCGCCACGGAAACCAATCGCCAGCCGACACCGGCCACTCTCGCCGCCATGGGCGCCTTCGACGCGGTGCAACCGGCGGTTCTGCAAGCCACCACAGATTTGGGCAACGCGTTGAAAAACGAAGGCGCGGAAAGCGAAACCCTCACCCGCTATCAAGCGCTGCAAACCGCGCTGAATGGGCTGGATTCGAAAAGCCTCAGTGGTGTCGGTTGGTGGCCGGACGGTTACGAGCGCTTCACCAATGCCCTCAGCGCGCTGCAAGCGTTGCGCGAACAGATCGTCATGGACAATCGCCTGACCCTCGCGCCGTGGCTGGAAACGTACCTGCTGACGCAAATCTCCACGCAACACGCGCCAGACCTGATCGAACGCGTTGGACGCCTCGCCGCGGTCGGCCAAGCCTCGGTCGTCTCCGGTCAATTCACTCTGCAAAGCCGTCTGCAATTACGCGACCTGCGCAGTCGTATCGGCGACGCCCGCGAGCAACTGGTCAAAACGGCCACGCTGCTCGAAGCACGCCTGCCGAAAGATCAGCAGAGCTGGGCCAGCCAATACCACGACAGCCTGAAACGCCTCGACAGCGGCCTGAAGGTCCTTGATGACGGCGTGTTCGGCGGCAGCATCACGCTCAAGCCGGAAGACTTCGAACGCAGTCTCGACGCCTTGCTGACCGACCTCGCCGCCCTGCGTCAGCAATCGCTGGTATCGCTGGACCAACGACTCGACGCTTACCACAGCTCTGCGATCCGTCAGTTCATCCTCGTCGCAGCCATCTTCGGCTGCCTGCTGCTCGCGGCGCTGTACCTGTTTGTCTGCCTGCAAGCCTCGATCCGCCGCAGTGCCAGCGGCATCACCCTGCTCGCTGAGGCCCTGCGCGACGGCAACCTCAGCCTGCAAGTGCCGGTGGTGGGCCGCGATGAATTGGCGGCGATCAGCACCGCGCTCAACGTGGCCGTGGTGCAACTGCGCAGCAGCATGCTCGGCGTCGATCACGAGACCTCGCAACTGAGCAACGCGGTACGCAGCCTCAATGAGCATTCCAGCGGCGCCCTCGGCGAAGTCGAAGCGCAGCAGTTGCAGATCAGCCAGATCGCCGCAGCCGCCACGCAATTGGCCGCCACCTCGCAAGGCGTGGCGCAGAGTTGCGAACAGGCTTCCGGCAGCGCCCAGCACACCCGGCGCATTGCCGCTGACAGCAGCCGCGAAAGCCAGCGCACCACCGCGAGTATTCAGCAGCTCAATCAACGCCTCAACGACACCGCTGCGGCGTTGGGCCGAGTCAGCGAGCAAGGCCAGCAGATTCAATTGGTCGTCGACACCATTCGCGGTGTTGCCGAACAGACCAATCTGCTCGCGCTCAATGCGGCCATCGAAGCCGCACGCGCCGGTGAACAGGGTCGCGGTTTCGCCGTAGTGGCCGATGAAGTGCGCAGCCTCTCGCAACGTACGCAATCGTCCACCGCGCAGATCGCCGGTACGGTCGACAGCCTGCGCGCTACGGTCAACGAAGCCGTGACTCTGATGGAAGCCGCGTGCGGCCAGGCGCAAACCGATGCCGAGTCGGTCACCGGTCTCGGTGAACGCCTGGGCGAAATCGCCAGCGCCGTGCAGAGCGTCACCGACACGTTGGCGCAGATCGCCACGGCGGTAGAGGAACAGGCCAGCACCGCCGACGAGGTCAGCGGCAATATCCAGCAGGTCGATCAGGCTGCCGTGCGTTTGCTCGAAGGTGCACGGGCGGTGAATCTTGCCGCAGACACACTGAGCCAAGGCAGCAAGGCGCTGAGCGACAACACCGCACGCTTCCGCCTCAGTTGA
- a CDS encoding 50S ribosomal protein L25/general stress protein Ctc, with amino-acid sequence MNDFTLNAEVRSDLGKGASRRLRRLAALVPAVVYGGEKAPESISMLAKEVAKLLENEAAYSHVIELNVGGKKQNVIIKALQRHPSKGHVLHADFVRVVAGQKLTAIVPVHFVGEEAPIKKGGEISHVLNEIEVTCLPKDLPEFIEVDLSALEIGAIVHLSDLKAPKGVEFVALAHGDDKAVANVHAPRVAPEATEEGAAE; translated from the coding sequence ATGAACGATTTTACTCTGAATGCTGAAGTGCGTTCCGACCTGGGGAAAGGTGCGAGCCGCCGCCTGCGTCGTCTCGCCGCTCTGGTTCCAGCTGTTGTTTACGGTGGCGAAAAAGCCCCTGAATCCATCAGCATGCTGGCCAAAGAAGTTGCCAAACTGCTCGAAAACGAAGCTGCCTACAGCCACGTTATCGAACTGAACGTTGGCGGCAAAAAGCAGAACGTCATCATCAAAGCTCTGCAACGTCACCCGTCCAAGGGTCACGTTCTGCACGCTGACTTCGTACGCGTCGTAGCCGGTCAGAAACTGACCGCTATCGTGCCTGTGCACTTTGTTGGTGAAGAAGCTCCGATCAAGAAAGGCGGCGAGATCTCGCACGTCCTGAACGAAATCGAAGTAACTTGCCTGCCGAAAGATCTGCCTGAGTTCATCGAAGTCGACCTGTCGGCTCTGGAAATCGGCGCAATCGTCCACCTGTCCGACCTCAAAGCTCCTAAAGGCGTTGAGTTCGTTGCACTGGCTCACGGTGACGACAAAGCTGTTGCAAACGTACACGCTCCACGCGTTGCTCCAGAAGCTACCGAAGAAGGCGCAGCAGAGTAA
- the ispE gene encoding 4-(cytidine 5'-diphospho)-2-C-methyl-D-erythritol kinase has translation MTAARLTLPSPAKLNLMLHILGRREDGYHELQTLFQFVDYGDEITFAVRDDGVIQLHTEFTGVPHDSNLIVRAAKMLQQQSDCKLGIDIWIDKVLPMGGGIGGGSSNAATTLLGLNHLWQLGWDEDRLAALGLTLGADVPVFVRGHAAFAEGVGEKLTPVDPEEPWYLVLVPQVSVSTAEIFSDPLLTRNTPPIKVRPVPEGNSRNDCLPVVARRYPEVRNALDLLGKFTEAKLTGTGSCVFGGFPSKAEADKVSALLTETLTGFVAKGSNVSMLHRKLQSLL, from the coding sequence ATGACCGCTGCACGTCTGACCCTGCCCTCGCCGGCCAAACTCAACTTGATGCTGCACATTCTCGGTCGTCGTGAAGACGGTTATCACGAGCTGCAGACGCTGTTTCAGTTTGTCGATTACGGCGATGAAATCACTTTTGCCGTGCGTGATGACGGTGTGATTCAACTGCACACCGAGTTCACTGGCGTGCCGCATGACAGCAACCTGATCGTGCGTGCGGCAAAAATGCTCCAGCAACAATCCGACTGTAAGCTCGGCATCGATATCTGGATTGATAAAGTCCTGCCCATGGGCGGCGGAATCGGGGGCGGCAGCTCGAACGCGGCGACGACTTTGCTCGGTCTGAATCATTTGTGGCAACTGGGTTGGGATGAAGATCGCCTGGCCGCACTGGGCCTGACACTCGGCGCCGACGTGCCGGTTTTTGTCCGTGGCCATGCGGCTTTTGCCGAGGGCGTGGGCGAGAAACTCACTCCGGTGGATCCCGAAGAACCGTGGTATCTAGTGCTCGTGCCGCAAGTCTCTGTAAGTACGGCAGAAATTTTTTCCGATCCTTTGTTGACACGTAACACGCCGCCCATTAAAGTGCGCCCCGTTCCCGAGGGAAACAGTCGAAACGACTGCTTGCCGGTGGTTGCAAGGCGTTATCCAGAAGTACGTAACGCATTGGATTTGTTAGGTAAATTTACCGAAGCAAAGCTCACCGGAACTGGAAGTTGTGTGTTTGGGGGCTTCCCAAGCAAAGCTGAAGCTGATAAAGTCTCGGCCCTTCTGACAGAGACCCTTACAGGGTTTGTAGCGAAAGGCAGCAACGTTTCGATGTTGCACCGCAAGCTGCAAAGTCTGCTCTAA